Proteins encoded in a region of the Methylosinus trichosporium OB3b genome:
- a CDS encoding tyrosine-type recombinase/integrase encodes MPKLTKSVVETAEPRPKQFTIWCSELKGFGVYILPTGKRTYFADYRNADGSRKRMTLGRHSVITCEEARKLAMAALGGVVKGADPLTERSSRRAALTVSDLCDLYLEAADKGLVTTRFHKPKRASTLAVDRGRIGRHIVPLIGSKKADRLTRADVQRMTDDIAAGKTAGTFKTKLRGKAVVTGGAGTARRVVELFGGIWTWAERRGHVVGRSPTHGVETQKGDPKDRILSPAELARLGAVLKEKEEALPFAVAAVRLILLTGARREEIVGLRWSEFDAAGSCLRLEQTKTGRSMRPIGSPVVAILSALPRDENEFVFPNRSGKRPADLKKRIAELFDAAGVDDARSHDCRRTFSTTADELGYSEATAGSIIGHASRGVTARHYIRRPDAALVEAADKVAKLIERRMNGIEAQVVELPRGKKDEA; translated from the coding sequence ATGCCGAAATTGACGAAGTCTGTCGTCGAAACCGCCGAGCCTCGGCCGAAGCAGTTCACCATCTGGTGTTCCGAGCTGAAGGGCTTCGGCGTCTACATTCTTCCGACCGGCAAGCGCACCTATTTCGCGGACTATCGGAACGCGGACGGCTCCCGCAAAAGAATGACGCTCGGCCGGCATAGCGTCATCACGTGCGAAGAAGCGCGCAAGCTGGCGATGGCGGCGCTCGGCGGAGTGGTGAAGGGCGCCGATCCTCTGACAGAGCGATCGTCTCGACGGGCGGCGCTCACCGTGTCCGATTTGTGCGACCTCTATCTCGAGGCGGCGGACAAGGGTCTGGTGACGACGCGGTTCCACAAGCCGAAACGGGCCTCGACGCTCGCTGTCGACCGCGGCCGGATCGGCCGGCATATCGTCCCGCTGATCGGATCAAAGAAGGCCGATCGGCTAACGCGGGCGGATGTCCAGCGGATGACCGACGACATCGCGGCCGGAAAGACGGCCGGCACCTTCAAGACGAAGTTGCGCGGTAAGGCCGTGGTGACCGGCGGCGCCGGAACCGCCCGCCGCGTGGTCGAGCTGTTCGGCGGGATATGGACCTGGGCGGAACGTCGCGGTCATGTCGTCGGACGAAGCCCGACGCATGGCGTCGAGACGCAGAAAGGCGACCCCAAGGATCGCATTCTCTCTCCGGCGGAACTCGCCCGCCTCGGCGCCGTGCTGAAGGAGAAGGAGGAGGCTCTTCCTTTCGCGGTCGCGGCCGTCCGGCTGATCTTGCTGACCGGCGCGCGCCGCGAGGAGATTGTCGGGTTGCGCTGGAGCGAGTTCGATGCAGCCGGCTCTTGCCTTCGCCTCGAGCAGACGAAAACCGGCCGGTCTATGCGTCCAATTGGCTCGCCGGTGGTCGCCATTCTCTCCGCCCTGCCCCGCGATGAAAACGAATTCGTATTCCCGAATCGCAGCGGCAAGCGCCCCGCGGACCTCAAAAAGCGAATCGCCGAGCTGTTCGACGCCGCCGGGGTCGACGACGCGAGAAGCCATGATTGCCGCCGGACCTTCTCCACCACGGCCGACGAACTCGGCTACAGCGAGGCGACCGCCGGGTCGATCATTGGACATGCAAGCCGGGGCGTCACCGCTCGGCATTACATCCGCCGGCCGGACGCCGCGCTGGTAGAGGCCGCGGACAAGGTGGCGAAGCTAATCGAGAGGCGCATGAACGGGATAGAGGCGCAGGTGGTCGAGCTGCCGCGCGGGAAAAAGGACGAGGCGTGA
- a CDS encoding HigA family addiction module antitoxin — protein sequence MASEMEIVETLPPMHPGEVLREEFLDPLGLSAGRVAKACGVPRTRIERIAAEEIGITGDTAARLARFFGTTAEFWMNLQTRYELATVERAAGAELAKIARFEATAA from the coding sequence ATGGCGAGCGAGATGGAAATCGTCGAGACGCTTCCGCCGATGCACCCCGGCGAAGTGCTACGAGAGGAATTCCTCGACCCCCTCGGCCTCTCGGCCGGGCGCGTCGCCAAGGCTTGCGGCGTGCCTCGGACGCGAATCGAGCGCATCGCCGCCGAAGAGATCGGGATCACCGGCGACACGGCGGCTCGGCTCGCCCGCTTCTTCGGCACGACCGCGGAATTCTGGATGAACCTACAGACCCGCTATGAGCTGGCGACGGTGGAGCGCGCCGCCGGCGCCGAGCTGGCGAAGATCGCACGATTCGAGGCGACGGCGGCGTGA
- a CDS encoding type II toxin-antitoxin system PemK/MazF family toxin, protein MALKFPPKMGMIVICDYTTGFREPEMVKERLAVVISPRLPYRDRLCTVVPLSTTPARAGIHYQCRIELPVDAPPPYEGRIKWAKADMLATVSFDRLGLPYTGRDRATGMRKYLQITVSNEDLRRVHRAVLFAIGLDSLTKGMSEPR, encoded by the coding sequence ATGGCTCTAAAGTTCCCGCCCAAAATGGGTATGATAGTTATTTGCGATTATACGACAGGGTTTCGTGAGCCTGAGATGGTGAAGGAAAGGCTTGCCGTCGTAATTTCCCCGCGGCTTCCATACCGGGACAGACTTTGCACCGTTGTCCCGTTGAGCACGACACCGGCGCGCGCGGGCATTCACTACCAATGCCGAATTGAATTGCCGGTCGACGCTCCTCCTCCTTACGAAGGGCGCATAAAATGGGCAAAAGCGGATATGCTTGCTACGGTCTCATTTGACAGGCTCGGCCTGCCCTATACGGGTAGAGACAGAGCGACCGGCATGCGCAAATATCTTCAAATCACTGTTTCAAATGAAGATTTGCGCCGAGTTCACCGTGCCGTGCTCTTTGCGATCGGACTTGATTCATTGACAAAAGGCATGTCTGAGCCTAGATAA
- a CDS encoding helix-turn-helix domain-containing protein, whose protein sequence is MLPVQCRMARTALSLSVKQLADLADVSTNTVSRLEAGEELKPRTVAAIRAALESAGVIFVAENGEGPGVRLRKGQ, encoded by the coding sequence ATGCTACCGGTCCAGTGTAGGATGGCGCGAACTGCTCTAAGCCTGAGCGTCAAACAACTTGCTGATTTAGCTGACGTTTCGACGAATACCGTCTCGCGACTTGAAGCCGGCGAGGAACTGAAGCCCCGCACGGTCGCCGCCATCCGCGCCGCGCTCGAATCCGCAGGCGTGATCTTCGTGGCAGAGAACGGGGAAGGGCCAGGCGTGAGGCTGCGAAAGGGGCAGTAG